Within the uncultured Draconibacterium sp. genome, the region ACAAATTCAACACATTGGAAAGCTCTAAATATACTGGCATTTGCCGTTATTTTAATGCGGAAACTTTAAACAACTTCATTAGTAATAATCAAACCTTGCAACAGTTTAGAATGAAAATTATTTTAGAAACAGACCGACTTGTATTGCGGGAATTAAACAGTAGTGATGCCAAAGATTTCTACCGCCTAAACTTAAATCCAAACGTTATAAAATACACAGGTAATTCGGCCTTTAAATCGGTTGAGGAAGCCAGAATATTTCTAAAAAATTACCCGGATTACAATTTGAACGGCTATGGAAGATGGGCTGTTATTACAAAAGAAAAGAATGAATTTATTGGTTGGTGCGGACTAAAATTGGGAGAAATAGCAAATGAAACAGATATTGGATTTCGATTCTTTGAAGAAGTTTGGAACCAAGGCTATGCAACCGAAAGCGCCAAAGCCTGCTTAAATTATGGCTTTGAAAAACTAAAGCTCAATCGAATCATCGGAAGGGCAATGAAAGAAAATATGGGGTCGATCCGGGTTTTGGAAAAAATCGGGTTGGAATATAAACAGGATACAGAATTTGATGGAAAAAGCGCGGTGATCTATCAAATCGAAAAAAATCACCACAGCAATTTATAATCCCACTAACTCACCACCTCTCCTACCGATCCGTTCTCTCCGGGTTTCAACTCAAATACAAACTGTGGTTTTAAGTCCGGCTCTGTACGGTGCGAAACATAAAGAATAGCCGTCTGGCTTTCGTCGGCAATTTTATTAATGAGTGCCGAAAGCAGCGCCGCACTTTTATCGTCCAATCCGGTTGATGGTTCGTCGAGTATCAATAGCGGCGGATGTTTTATCATTGCACGCGCAATCAACACCATTCGGCGGTGCACCTGCGACAGATCTACAAAAGCCCGGTTGCCTTTATCTGCAAGTTCCAGCACTTTTAGCCACTCATTAGCCACATGTTTTTGGATTTCGCTTGGCCGGTGGTACAATCCAATGGAATCGTGAAAACCGGAGATCACCATTTGTTCAGCAGTGTGGCGGCGTTTAAACAACTCCATCATCGACGGTGTAAAATACCCGATCTTCTTTTTGATCTCCCAAACACTTTCGCCAGTTCCTTTTCGGAGGCCAAACAGTTCGATGTTTTGCCCGAAAGCTTTTGGATTATCGCCGTTAATCATGGTTAAAATAGTCGTCTTACCCGATCCGTTGGAACCTTTGAGCTGCCAGAACTCCCCGGCTTTGATAATCCAGTTTATGGCACTCAGGATTTGTCGTTCTTGATAATGTACCGACACATCGTTGAGTTTAATCAACTCATTGTAGTTCACATCTTGCTCGTGCAAAGGTCCCGGTATTTCGATAGCAAAATGCACCTCTTCTTCCGGCTCATATTTTTCTAGGTATTGTTTTATTCCATCGGTAAAAACCACTTTACCATTGTCAACACGCATGGCATGCTGAATAAACGGTAACAGGTCACTCTTTCGTTTAAACACTTGTATCACGGTCATTTCGTTGGAAATGGTTTTCAGGCGAGCTTTTAGCTGCTTTACCGAAGCCACATCTAATGCATCAAACGGATTATCGAGAATAATAAAGTCGGGCTCTTTCGCCATCAAATATTCGAGTAGCGCCTTTTTTTGTTCTCCGCTCGACAAGGTTCTAATACTACGGCCAAAGTTTTTCGTCAACTCAAAATTATCGTGTCTGAATTCGTCTTCAATAAATCGTGCCAATGTCGTATTCGAAAATAATACTCCCCTTTTCCCTTCCAGTTCCGGTAAATGCTCCGAACTCTCCCCTTTCAAAAGCTTTTTAATAAAGGCCGAATCCATTGCCAGATCGTCACCGTTTAACGCCACATGTTTATGCATATTCTGTGTTTTGAGTACGCAAATTAGAAATATATGAGCAATTACCACGCAGAACTTCTGCATTCGAATAAATTCCTCTCCATTTTTTTATTTTGAATTAATCTTAATAAGACGTAAATTGAATTCAATTACCCTCCGACATACCTTTCAAGCCAAAAAAAAAATCCAAGATCAGCCTGCTTTTAGTCGAAAGTGAAGTTATTTGATTGATATGTATAACTTAAAATACAAACTATGAAAAAGAACAAATTTGTTTTGCTGATTTTTGGAGCTCTGTGCTTAGCGATGGTAAACTTTTCGTGCACCAACGGATCGAAACCGGCGGCTGCTGAAGCACAACCAGCTGAATTAACAGGCAAAGAACTGGTTGTACGTGGCGAGTACCTGGTAACAATAATGGGCTGCAACGATTGTCATTCTCCCAAACGAATGGGTGCCAACGGGCCGGAACTTATTCCCGAATTGCTTTTGTCGGGCTATCCGGAAGACCGCCCAATACTCGATTTAAAGACAGAAATGACTGCGCAGGGTTTTGCCACTTTTTACCCCGATTTAACCGGCAGTGCAGGCCCTTGGGGAATGTCGTTTGCCGCCAACCTTACACCCGATGCAACCGGTATTGGCACCTGGAGTGAAGAACAGTTTAAAAAAGCTATGAAAGAGGGTAAATTTAAAGGTTTGGATGGAACACGGCAGCTTTTACCACCAATGCCTTCTGAGAATTTTAAGGATATAAAAGATGAAGATATCTCGGCAATTTTTGCCTATCTGAAAAGTTTAAAGCCGGTTAAAAATGTGGTTCCGGCAGCTATTCCTCCGGGTGAAATGTAAACGCTAGAAACCACTAAGACACGAAAAACACTAAGGTTTTCTATCACCTAATCTAGGAGTTCTTGTGTTTTTGGGAATGAAAAAATATTGATTATGCGCTTAGCGGTTTTGAACAGCGTAGCGCATTTTTGATTTACAGAACGAGTCTGGAATGCGCCACTCCGAACCTGTTTCAGGAGCGGTGCAACAACAGCCCCTGAAACAAGTTCAGGGTGACGAACATTGTAAATGATCTGCTCTTAAAGCTGCCTCATTTAGGAACTCTTTTAACGTTCTATCCGAATTCGGGCGTCAACCGCCAGAATTTCCTTTTCGTTACCCAACAGTGGATTAATATCGATTTCCTTTATCTCAGTGGCAAAACGCAGCAACCACGACAGGCGCACAATAATATCCACATACTTATCGATATTCACGCCTTCCTGTTTACGGAAACCTTTTAGAATTTTGTATGATTTGAGACTGGTAACCATCGAGCGCGCTTCGTTGTGTGTAAGCGGCGCCAAACCAGAGGCCACATCTTTCATCACCTCCACGTAAATACCGCCCATTCCGCACAATACAACGTGCCCGAAAGTTTCTTCGTAGGTAGCACCTAAAAACAGCTCGTTTCCTGCTGCCATCTGGGCGATCAACACTCCTTCTGTTCCTTCAATCTGAAACAGGTGATGAAACTCTTTGCGCACCTGTGTAACATTCCGAACATTCAATATTACGCCGCCAACTTCGGTTTTGTGTACCGGGCCAACAACCTTCATCACTACCGGAAATCCAATGTTCATGGCAGCCAGCACTGCTTCCGACTCTGATTTCGCCACCATTTCTTTTACCCGCGGAATACCCGCCAAATCAAACAGTTTATGAATTACTTCGGGCGGCTGATAACCATTTTCCGTTCTAGCAATTACTGCTTTTACCGCTTCTGGGTCAATTCCCTGTGCATCTTCTGTTTCAGCTACAGGCTGTGGCGTATTCATAACTTTTGTTAGCGCACGCCCCAGCAACACCTCGTCGGGGAAGTTTACATTGCCCCGCGATAAAAAGTGGGCAACATCATCTTTTACATTTATTAGCGATGGCAAAATCGGGTAAATTGGCTTTTTACAAACCTTCATTTTTTCAGAAAGTACATCGTAAACATCTCCAATCGGGAATAATCCCGGACTACCAAAAATTACTGCCATTCCATCTACATCAAAATCATTCTCGCAAGAATCAATAATATGCCCCAGTTGCTCTGCGGTTCCTGTTGCCAGGAAATCGATAGGATTTTCCACCGACGACCCGGGAAATAACTTTTGCAACAACGCTGTTTTTGCTTCCGAATCGGCTATCTCCGGAATTCTTAAACCGCCGTCTTCCAAGGCATCGGTAAGCATTACGCCCGGTCCACCGGCATGTGTAACGATCGCCAGTTTCTCGCCCTGCAATTCTTTACACATAAACACGCTGGCCACCGTGGTCAGCTCCTCGCGACCATAACAACGTACAATTCCGGCTTTGCGGAACAGTGCCTCAACTGCGGCATCTGAACTGGTAAGCGCCCCGGTATGCGACGAAGCTGCACGACTTCCGGCCGATGAACTTCCGGCTTTTATCGCAGCAATCCTGCATCCTTTTTTTATTAGCGAAGTAGCATGATGCAACAACTTATCGGGATTATTAATATTCTCGATATAAAGCAATTTTACGCGCGGACTTTCACCATCAACATAGTGTTCGTCGAGGTATGCCAAAACATCTTCAACGCCAATCTGTACACTGTTCCCCACGGAAAAAACACTGGCAAAACGCAAACCTTTCGGAATACCCGATTCCATAATAAAAACAGCTGTAGCTCCCGATCCTGAAATAAAATCGCAACCTTCGGAAGTCAGTTCTGGAATAGGCGTGGTAAATACGCTGGCATGCCAGGGCGTCATCACGCCAATACAGTTTGGCCCGATTAAACACGCGTCGTGTTCCTCAACAGCCCTTACAATTTGCTGCTCAAGCTCTTTACCAACATCACTGGTTTCGCCAAATCCTGCTGAAATAATTATAAATGCTTTGGTGTTATTTTGCTCCGCCAAATCGGTAATAGTTTGCAAACAATATTTGGCAGGAATAGCCAAAATAGCCAGATCGATCTCCGGCAGTTCTGCTACATCCGGAAATGCAGGAATTCCCTGAATCTTTGATTCATTGGGATTGATCGCGAAAAGATCGCCGGCAAAATGATGATCCAGCAGGTTTTTAATAATCTTTCCACCGGGCTTTGCAATATTATTCGACGCACCAACAACCACAATACTGTTGGGTTTGAGTAATTTTTCGTTAATCATAGTTCGCGCTTTTGCAGCATAAAAGTAGGTAAAACCACGTTAACCTTTCCTGATTTTTTTCAACAACAAATAAAAGCGAGGCCTAAATAACGTGAAATACTTATTTTTACCTGAAAAACTACAATGACCGATAGCAAAGAGCAGAAAATAGTTGTGTTCACCGAGCTGAAAGATTCGGATCAGAACCTAATCGTTCATGGTTTGAAACTGGCAGCTATTTTCAAGAAAGAGCTTTGTTTACTCAATAATTATAAGCCCAAACAGAAAAAACAGCGCGATGAGTTAAAGCAAAAATTGCAAAATTATGCTGCCATTATAAAACAGGAAGTGCCTGAACAAAAAGTATCGACTCTTTTGCTATCAGAAAGTCAGACACGACTCCCCGACCTGCTTGCCGAAGATTATGAAGGGATAATCATCGTACTCAATTCCCTCTATTTTAAAGACTATTTAACCGCACTAGCTGAAACATCTGTTCCATTTTTGGTTGTTCATCCGGAGTCAAAAATAGCAGATTACAATCACCTTGTTCAGCCAA harbors:
- a CDS encoding GNAT family N-acetyltransferase, which gives rise to MKIILETDRLVLRELNSSDAKDFYRLNLNPNVIKYTGNSAFKSVEEARIFLKNYPDYNLNGYGRWAVITKEKNEFIGWCGLKLGEIANETDIGFRFFEEVWNQGYATESAKACLNYGFEKLKLNRIIGRAMKENMGSIRVLEKIGLEYKQDTEFDGKSAVIYQIEKNHHSNL
- a CDS encoding ATP-binding cassette domain-containing protein; translated protein: MHKHVALNGDDLAMDSAFIKKLLKGESSEHLPELEGKRGVLFSNTTLARFIEDEFRHDNFELTKNFGRSIRTLSSGEQKKALLEYLMAKEPDFIILDNPFDALDVASVKQLKARLKTISNEMTVIQVFKRKSDLLPFIQHAMRVDNGKVVFTDGIKQYLEKYEPEEEVHFAIEIPGPLHEQDVNYNELIKLNDVSVHYQERQILSAINWIIKAGEFWQLKGSNGSGKTTILTMINGDNPKAFGQNIELFGLRKGTGESVWEIKKKIGYFTPSMMELFKRRHTAEQMVISGFHDSIGLYHRPSEIQKHVANEWLKVLELADKGNRAFVDLSQVHRRMVLIARAMIKHPPLLILDEPSTGLDDKSAALLSALINKIADESQTAILYVSHRTEPDLKPQFVFELKPGENGSVGEVVS
- a CDS encoding c-type cytochrome, whose amino-acid sequence is MKKNKFVLLIFGALCLAMVNFSCTNGSKPAAAEAQPAELTGKELVVRGEYLVTIMGCNDCHSPKRMGANGPELIPELLLSGYPEDRPILDLKTEMTAQGFATFYPDLTGSAGPWGMSFAANLTPDATGIGTWSEEQFKKAMKEGKFKGLDGTRQLLPPMPSENFKDIKDEDISAIFAYLKSLKPVKNVVPAAIPPGEM
- a CDS encoding acetate--CoA ligase family protein, translated to MINEKLLKPNSIVVVGASNNIAKPGGKIIKNLLDHHFAGDLFAINPNESKIQGIPAFPDVAELPEIDLAILAIPAKYCLQTITDLAEQNNTKAFIIISAGFGETSDVGKELEQQIVRAVEEHDACLIGPNCIGVMTPWHASVFTTPIPELTSEGCDFISGSGATAVFIMESGIPKGLRFASVFSVGNSVQIGVEDVLAYLDEHYVDGESPRVKLLYIENINNPDKLLHHATSLIKKGCRIAAIKAGSSSAGSRAASSHTGALTSSDAAVEALFRKAGIVRCYGREELTTVASVFMCKELQGEKLAIVTHAGGPGVMLTDALEDGGLRIPEIADSEAKTALLQKLFPGSSVENPIDFLATGTAEQLGHIIDSCENDFDVDGMAVIFGSPGLFPIGDVYDVLSEKMKVCKKPIYPILPSLINVKDDVAHFLSRGNVNFPDEVLLGRALTKVMNTPQPVAETEDAQGIDPEAVKAVIARTENGYQPPEVIHKLFDLAGIPRVKEMVAKSESEAVLAAMNIGFPVVMKVVGPVHKTEVGGVILNVRNVTQVRKEFHHLFQIEGTEGVLIAQMAAGNELFLGATYEETFGHVVLCGMGGIYVEVMKDVASGLAPLTHNEARSMVTSLKSYKILKGFRKQEGVNIDKYVDIIVRLSWLLRFATEIKEIDINPLLGNEKEILAVDARIRIER